In the Deinococcus aerius genome, CCGCTCGTTTCCGGCCTGAAGGCGGGTGATGTTGTCGCGGTGCTGCCAGGTCAGGAGCGCGGCGAGAAAGGCGACCGTCAGGATCAGCCAGCCCGGGCGGGCGAGGGCCGCGGCCAGCGTCACGGCGGTCAGCGCCCCCAGGATGCTGCCCGCGCTCACGAAGCGGGTGAGCCAGATGCAGGCCGTCCCGACCACGAAGGCGCCGCCGCCCACCACCGGGTCCACGGCGGCCATCGTGCCGAAGCTGGTCGCCACGCCCTTGCCGCCGCGCCAGCCCAGGAAGGGGCTGAAGTTGTGGCCCAGCACGGCGGCCACGCCGCACAGGGCGCAGAGGGCGGGGTCCAGGCCCAGCGCCCTTCCCAGCCACACGGCGAGCGCCCCCTTGAGCATGTCGAACAGCGCCACGACGAGGGCGGGGCCGCTCCCCAGGGCGCGCAGCACGTTGGTGGCGCCGCTGTTGCCGCTGCCCACCTTGCGGATATCCACCCCGCGCCCCCGCGCCACCCAGGCGGCGGCGGGGATCGAGCCGATCAGGTAGGCGGCGAGCACGGCGAGGGCGGCGAGCAGGATCACGGCCCTGATTGTAGGGGCTGCGGGGCCGCCCCCGACCCGCCCACCTCATGAACTTCCCGTCAGCCGTTGTCACGTCCCGGTAAGAAGAGCGCCGTTAGGGTGGGGACGTGTCCGCCCCCCGGCCCACCCACGAGCCCGCCCGCCCGGCCGCCCTGGCCCGGGCCGGGGTTCTGGACGCGGCGCCGGAGGAAACTTTTGACCGCATCACGCGCCTGGCCGTGCGCGCGCTGAACGTGCCCTACGCGGTGCTCACGCTGATGGACGCGGAGGGGGGATTCACCAAGTCCTGCCACGGCCCGGGGCTCGCCGGAATGGGCCTGCCCCGCGAGGAGCGGCCCCGCGGCTGGCCCACCCTCCCGGACGGTCCGCTGCACATCGGGGACCTGGCCGCCGACCCACGCTTTCAACGCCACCCGCTCTTCGGCCTGGGGTCGCGCCTGGGCGTGCGGATGTACGCGGGCGTGCCCCTGGTGACCCCGGGGGGCGAGCGGCTGGGCACGCTGTGCGTCCTCGATACCCGGGCGCGGACGCTGGGCGCCCACGAGCAGGACCTCCTGCACAGCCTCGCCGCGCTCGCAACGGATGAGCTGGAGCGGCGGGCCTTGCGGCTGGACCTCGCCCGCGCCCAGGAGCAGGAGGCGCTCTTGCAGGACCTCGCCCGGCTGATCGAGGGTCCCCTGATGCCCGAGGAGACGGCCCGCAGGGCCCTGGGACGGCTGCACTCGGGCCTGCCCCTGGACGGGTCGGGCCTGCTGCGCCGCACCCGGGAGGGCGTGGAGGTCAGGGCCGGGGGAGGAGGGCACGGGGAGGTGCTTCGCGCCCTCGGCCCGGGGGGCGCCGGGTGGGCTGCCCACGAGGGGGAGGAACCCCTCTTCCTCGTGGGCGCCCGGGGGGTCGCGCAGGCCTTTCCCGAGCTGGCGGAGGCGGGGCTGGGGGCGCTGGCCTGGCTGCCCCTGCCGGGTGGGGAGGACGCGGCCCACGCCCTGGCCTTCCTCCGGGTGGGTGAATCCCCCTGGACTCCCGAGGAGCGCCGGGCGCTAGAGGCGGGCGCCCGCGCCGTGGCCGTGGCCCTGGAGCGGGCCGAACATGACCGGCGGCTGGAGCGGGCCGTCCTGACCGACCCCCTGACCGGGTTGGGTAACCGCCACGCCTTTGACCGCGCGCTGGAGGAGGCCGACGGCCTGCGCGCGCGGGGCGGGGTGGGCTACGTGCTCGCGCTGGTGGACCTCGACGGGATGCGGCGGGTGAACGACGAGTACGGCCGCGCCCGCGGCGACGAGCTGCTGCGCGAGTTCGCCCGGCAGCTCCAGCACCCCGACGTGGCCGCCTACCGCCTGGGCGGCGACGAGTACGCCCTGCTCCACCTGAACCCCGGCCTGCCCGAGGCCGCCGCGCAGGCGCTCGTGAACCGGGTGGCGGGGGCGGTGCGCTTTACCCGCAGCCTGGCCTTCCCGGTGGGCGCGTCCGTGGGGGTCGCCACCGTGCCCGACGACGCCCCGGGGGCAACCGGGGCCCTGCGCGCCGCCCTGCGCCGGATGCACGCCCAGAAGCGCGCCCGCCGGGGGGCCGGGCATGGCCGCTGACGCCCCGGGCCCCGCTACCCTGGAGCCGATGACCGTCACCCTGCTCGATCACGTCGCCATCGCCACCCCCGACCTCGACCTCGGGGCCGCGCCCTACCTCGCCCTGGGCCTGACCCCCGAGGGGCCGGACGAGGAGGTCCCCACGCAGGGGGTGCGGGTGCGCGCCTTCGTGGTGGGCGAAACCCTGATCGAACTCCTGGCCCCCACCCGGCCCGACAGCCCCATCGCCGCCTTTCTGGAGCGGCGCGGCCCGGGCCTGCACCACACCGCCTATCGGGTGGCCGACCTGGAGGCCGAGATGGCGCGGCTGCGGGGGCTGGGCGCCCGCTTCCTCTCGGGGGTGCCGTCGCCCGGGCGGGCGGGCACCCGGGTCGCCTTCCTGCACCCGAAATGGGGCGCGGGCACCCTGATCGAACTCGTGGAGCATCCGGCGGGGCACGGGGGGCAGGGCCACCGTTGAGCCGCCCCGCCCGACCCCTCTGGTGGCTCCCCACCCTCGCCGTGATGGGGGCGATCTGGTGGCTGAGTTCGCAGCCGCACACGCCCGGCCCGACGCTGGTGCATCCGCTTGACTGGGGGGCGCATTTCACGGCGTACCTGATCCTGGGCTTCTGCCTGGGCCGCGCGACGGGGCGGTGCGGGCTGGCGCTCGTGCTCGCCGCGTGGTTCGGGGCGCTCGACGAGGTGCATCAGGCCTTCGTACCCCCGCGCGAGGCGGGCGGGACCGACTGGCTCTTCGACCTGGCGGGGGCCTGGCTGGGCGCCTTCCTCGCCACCCGCCGCCGTGCGGAGGCGTCGCCCGTCGCAGTTCTGTCAGAAGCCCCCCGCTAGCCTGAGGCCCATGACCCGCGCCGCGCCCTCCACCCCCCTCCGGTTCGCTCCCCAGGCGCAGGCGGTGGGGCGCGCGTTGGAGGGACTCGACCGGGTGATCCTGGGCAAGCCCACCCAGGTGCGGCTGGCGGTCGCCTGCCTGCTCGCCCGCGGCCACCTCCTGATCGAGGACCAGCCCGGCGTGGGCAAGACCACCCTGGCGCACGCGCTCGCCCGCACCCTGGGCCTCGCGTTCCGGCGGGTGCAGTTCACCTCCGACCTGCTCCCCGCCGACCTGCTGGGCGTGAGCATCTGGGACGCGCGCGAGGGGATCTTTCGCTACCACCCCGGCCCGGTCTTCTCGGAAGTCCTCCTCGCCGACGAGATCAACCGGGCGACCCCGAAAACGCAGGGCGCGCTGCTGGAGGCGATGGAGGAGCGCACCGTCAGCGAGGGCGGCGTCA is a window encoding:
- the plsY gene encoding glycerol-3-phosphate 1-O-acyltransferase PlsY; this translates as MILLAALAVLAAYLIGSIPAAAWVARGRGVDIRKVGSGNSGATNVLRALGSGPALVVALFDMLKGALAVWLGRALGLDPALCALCGVAAVLGHNFSPFLGWRGGKGVATSFGTMAAVDPVVGGGAFVVGTACIWLTRFVSAGSILGALTAVTLAAALARPGWLILTVAFLAALLTWQHRDNITRLQAGNERRLGQKG
- a CDS encoding sensor domain-containing diguanylate cyclase, whose amino-acid sequence is MSAPRPTHEPARPAALARAGVLDAAPEETFDRITRLAVRALNVPYAVLTLMDAEGGFTKSCHGPGLAGMGLPREERPRGWPTLPDGPLHIGDLAADPRFQRHPLFGLGSRLGVRMYAGVPLVTPGGERLGTLCVLDTRARTLGAHEQDLLHSLAALATDELERRALRLDLARAQEQEALLQDLARLIEGPLMPEETARRALGRLHSGLPLDGSGLLRRTREGVEVRAGGGGHGEVLRALGPGGAGWAAHEGEEPLFLVGARGVAQAFPELAEAGLGALAWLPLPGGEDAAHALAFLRVGESPWTPEERRALEAGARAVAVALERAEHDRRLERAVLTDPLTGLGNRHAFDRALEEADGLRARGGVGYVLALVDLDGMRRVNDEYGRARGDELLREFARQLQHPDVAAYRLGGDEYALLHLNPGLPEAAAQALVNRVAGAVRFTRSLAFPVGASVGVATVPDDAPGATGALRAALRRMHAQKRARRGAGHGR
- a CDS encoding VOC family protein, giving the protein MTVTLLDHVAIATPDLDLGAAPYLALGLTPEGPDEEVPTQGVRVRAFVVGETLIELLAPTRPDSPIAAFLERRGPGLHHTAYRVADLEAEMARLRGLGARFLSGVPSPGRAGTRVAFLHPKWGAGTLIELVEHPAGHGGQGHR
- a CDS encoding VanZ family protein, with protein sequence MSRPARPLWWLPTLAVMGAIWWLSSQPHTPGPTLVHPLDWGAHFTAYLILGFCLGRATGRCGLALVLAAWFGALDEVHQAFVPPREAGGTDWLFDLAGAWLGAFLATRRRAEASPVAVLSEAPR